One window of the Rosa rugosa chromosome 3, drRosRugo1.1, whole genome shotgun sequence genome contains the following:
- the LOC133737165 gene encoding F-box protein At4g09920-like has translation MAVDTVLSRPQLPDHIIHQIIQLLPTKSAVRMSSLSKQFEAAWYTQPVLDFDEGKPRDDTTDSNLQHIKFINILDRYLDYFRNDEKIKQQLLDKFRLRITTNFSVSESTMVDELLSLAVRRSVKELDISIGGKHAALYCLTPKKPLNLAKSITTLSLEHVTINEDESNPHLSFPSLKTMSLKTLRFSHSLISRCPSLETLSVSTSSMCDGSSTFVVSNSNLKSLDITNCDFFQLEVRTTNLESFTFVSEDYIRLISLSKCRNLKSLNILAQKLHYLYISGCGHSVKATIDSSSLEYVQFTGFLKYKLSIKALNLSRARITLCHEEQSFNEPWEHFSSLRDFLESFASCYQEIILRVDHAEMAQALIFPENFRKTVSPPLPILKHFRVRITSPMLARNSDLMDSLTWIAPSAEIQRI, from the exons ATGGCTGTGGACACAGTATTAAGCCGGCCTCAGTTACCTGACCACATTATCCACCAAATCATCCAACTCCTTCCTACCAAATCTGCTGTCCGCATGAGCTCTCTTTCCAAGCAATTTGAAGCTGCATGGTACACCCAACCTGTACTAGACTTCGATGAGGGCAAGCCACGCGATGATACAACTGACAGCAACCTTCAGCACATAAAGTTCATCAACATCTTGGATAGGTACTTGGACTACTTCCGTAATGATGAGAAAATCAAGCAGCAACTCTTAGATAAATTCAGGCTTCGCATCACTACTAACTTCTCAGTTAGTGAGTCTACTATGGTAGATGAGTTATTGAGTCTTGCAGTTCGAAGAAGCGTCAAAGAGTTGGACATTAGCATTGGAGGTAAACATGCAGCCTTATACTGTTTAACCCCGAAAAAGCCCCTAAATTTGGCGAAGTCTATAACTACCTTGAGTTTGGAGCATGTGACAATTAATGAAGATGAATCTAATCCTCATCTAAGCTTCCCGTCCTTGAAAACAATGTCGTTAAAAACTCTGCGATTCAGTCACTCCTTGATATCTAGGTGCCCTTCCCTCGAGACTTTGTCAGTATCAACCAGTTCTATGTGTGATGGCTCGTCAACATTCGTAGTTTCAAATTCCAATCTCAAATCCTTGGACATCACAAACTGCGATTTTTTTCAATTAGAAGTGAGAACTACGAATCTAGAATCTTTTACCTTTGTTTCGGAGGATTACATTAGGCTCATCAGTTTGTCCAAGTGCAGAAACTTGAAATCTTTAAACATCCTCGCACAAAAACTGCACTACCTTTATATATCTGGATGCGGACATTCTGTGAAGGCCACAATCGATAGTTCCAGTCTAGAGTATGTTCAGTTTACTGGTTTTTTGAAGTACAAGCTTTCCATAAAAGCTCTAAATTTGTCAAGGGCAAGAATTACTCTTTGTCACGAAGAGCAGAGCTTCAACGAGCCATGGGAACATTTTTCTTCACTGAGAGATTTTCTTGAAAGTTTTGCTTCCTGCTACCAAGAAATAATCCTACGTGTTGATCATGCTGAG ATGGCGCAGGCTCTCATCTTTCCAGAAAATTTCAGGAAGACCGTCTCTCCACCATTGCCTATTCTTAAGCATTTTCGGGTTCGCATCACTTCTCCGATGTTGGCGCGAAATTCTGACTTGATGGACTCATTGACTTGGATAGCACCTTCTGCAGAGATTCAAAGAATATAA
- the LOC133741191 gene encoding probable receptor-like protein kinase At1g49730 isoform X2, which yields MVFYRLGFLLGFLAFIGVQLIPLTMADCPLNLSGSNATLVASLCSNRDDRGKCCRYINAFIAVSIAQYANATSNLGVPSNLSNACLDFISQTLDLHGIPQNATAFCGLGTKIPVNYECKGRTTVTQMVQSPKFPDVVENCKVPLSGESNCKKCINAGIVYLHNLLGTENNITFSTCRDATFAAVASQVDDASAVGIANCFFQVQGLNILPVSEPSPSSTPKASPSPLVAASPNQHLSGVALSEKHHPYHLTLVPGIGIAVTSVAVMMLLVLIVLIRKKNRELVDFEDIDKTSKSFPPPRPLRKFHEGPPSMFQKFSYKEIKKATDNFNTTIGQGGFGTVYKAHFSDGLVAAVKRMNKVSEQGEHEFCREIVLLARLHHRHLVSLRGFCIEKHERFLMYEYMANGSLKDHLHSPNRTPLSWQTRVQIAIDVANALEYLHFYCDPPLCHRDIKSSNILLDENFVAKVADFGLVHASKDGSVFFEPVNTDIRGTPAMVSYCWR from the exons ATGGTGTTTTACAGACTGGGATTTCTTCTGGGTTTTCTTGCTTTTATTGGAGTGCAGCTAATCCCTCTAACAATGGCTG ACTGTCCATTAAATTTAAGTGGATCAAATGCTACTCTAGTAGCCTCTTTGTGCTCGAATAGAGATGACAGAGGGAAATGTTGCCGCTACATAAATGCTTTCATTGCAGTATCTATTGCTCAGTATGCAAATGCAACAAGCAACTTAGGGGTACCTTCAAATTTATCCAACGCATGCCTCGATTTCATATCACAAACCTTAGACTTGCATGGAATTCCCCAAAATGCAACAGCTTTCTGTGGTTTGGGGACCAAAATCCCAGTAAATTATGAGTGTAAGGGTCGAACAACTGTTACACAGATGGTGCAGTCTCCGAAATTCCCTGATGTCGTGGAAAATTGCAAAGTACCACTgtcaggggaaagtaattgcaAGAAGTGTATAAATGCTGGCATTGTATATCTTCATAACCTATTAGGAACTGAAAATAACATTACATTCAGTACCTGCCGTGATGCAACTTTTGCTGCAGTAGCAAGCCAAGTTGATGATGCTTCAGCTGTTGGCATTGCAAACTGTTTCTTTCAAGTCCAGGGGCTTAACATCCTACCAG TTTCAGAGCCATCACCATCATCCACCCCAAAGGCATCTCCAAGTCCATTGGTGGCTGCTAGCCCAAACCAACACTTGTCAGGTGTAGCCTTAAGTGAAAAACATCATCCCTACCATCTGACCCTGGTTCCAGGTATCGGCATTGCAGTAACTTCTGTTGCCGTAATGATGCTTTTAGTCCTGATAGTTCTTATTCGTAAGAAAAACAGAGAGCTAGTGGATTTTGAAGATATAGAtaagacatcaaaatcatttCCCCCACCTCGTCCTTTAAGGAAATTTCATGAAG GTCCTCCATCTATGTTTCAAAAATTCAGCTACAAGGAGATAAAGAAGGCGACAGACAATTTCAATACTACCATTGGACAAGGGGGATTTGGAACTGTGTACAAAGCTCACTTTAGTGATGGTTTAGTAGCAGCAGTGAAGCGGATGAACAAAGTTTCCGAGCAGGGGGAGCATGAGTTCTGCAGAGAGATAGTGCTTCTTGCTAGGTTGCATCATCGGCATCTTGTTTCTCTTAGGGGCTTCTGCATTGAGAAACATGAGAG GTTTCTGATGTATGAGTACATGGCAAATGGTAGCCTGAAGGATCATCTTCATT CTCCCAATAGAACTCCTCTAAGTTGGCAGACTAGAGTTCAAATTGCCATTGATGTGGCTAATGCTCTG GAGTATCTCCATTTCTATTGTGATCCTCCTCTTTGCCATAGAGATATCAAGTCCAGCAATATCTTACTGGATGAAAATTTTGTGGCCAAG GTTGCAGACTTTGGCCTTGTACATGCATCAAAAGATGGTTCAGTTTTCTTTGAACCGGTAAATACTGATATCCGGGGAACTCCAG CTATGGTGTCCTATTGTTGGAGATAG
- the LOC133740696 gene encoding UDP-glucose flavonoid 3-O-glucosyltransferase 7-like — protein METKTDQQLHIFFLPYMAQGHTLPLIDIAKLFASRGVKSTLITTPVNAPFFSKAIQTSKSLGFEIELLVIKFPSTEVGLPEGIERTNLRKNQEQVEKYFKAIILFQQQVEPILDQHRPHCLVADSMFPWATDVAAKFGIPRIIFHGPGFFPLCASTSVMRYKPQTAVSSDSESFVIPGLPDEIKMTKNKLAPFLILEGESELIKLVKASIEADETSYGIIVNSFYELEPDYADHYRKVFGRKAWHIGPASLCETEKDKVERGREGSVDEVHDCLNWLNSKKPNSVVYICFGSLTNFSDCQLLEIALALEASRQQFIWVVKKEKNDKEEWLPEGFEQRVEGRGLIIRGWAPQLLILQHEAVGAFLTHCGWNSTLEGVCAGVPMITWPVYADQFYNEKLVTEILGIGVAVGVQKWEDISMKSKASVKKETIEKAVTEFMVGHEKEKMRSKVLELRELARRTVEDGGSSFSDLTALIEELKSLGS, from the coding sequence ATGGAAACCAAAACTGATCAGCAGCTTCACATTTTCTTCCTTCCCTACATGGCTCAAGGCCACACTTTACCCCTTATAGACATAGCCAAACTATTTGCTTCACGTGGTGTAAAATCCACCTTAATAACCACCCCTGTCAATGCACCATTTTTCTCCAAAGCAATCCAAACTAGCAAAAGTTTGggttttgaaattgaacttcTTGTCATCAAATTCCCATCAACTGAAGTCGGGTTGCCTGAAGGAATTGAAAGAACAAACTTGCGTAAAAACCAAGAGCAGGTGGAAAAGTACTTCAAAGCCATCATTCTGTTTCAGCAACAGGTTGAGCCGATTTTAGACCAACATCGTCCTCACTGTCTTGTTGCAGACTCTATGTTTCCTTGGGCTACAGATGTTGCTGCCAAGTTTGGGATTCCAAGGATCATCTTTCATGGACCTGGTTTTTTCCCCTTGTGTGCTTCAACTAGTGTGATGCGGTACAAACCTCAGACGGCGGTTTCATCTGATTCAGAATCTTTTGTTATTCCTGGTCTTCCAGATGAGATCAAGATGACAAAAAACAAACTAGCTCCTTTTCTTATTCTAGAGGGTGAGTCAGAACTCATCAAATTGGTCAAAGCATCCATAGAGGCTGATGAAACAAGCTATGGGATTATAGTTAACAGCTTCTATGAACTTGAACCAGATTATGCAGATCATTATAGGAAGGTGTTTGGCAGGAAAGCATGGCATATCGGCCCTGCTTCTTTATGCGAGACAGAAAAAGATAAAGTAGAGAGGGGAAGGGAAGGCTCGGTTGATGAAGTACATGACTGCTTGAACTGGCTTAATTCTAAGAAACCCAATTCAGTtgtttatatatgttttggaAGCCTCACCAATTTCAGTGATTGTCAGCTCTTAGAAATCGCCTTGGCTCTTGAGGCTTCTCGACAGCAATTCATTTGGGTtgtgaagaaagaaaagaatgatAAAGAAGAGTGGTTGCCCGAAGGATTTGAGCAGAGAGTGGAGGGAAGGGGACTGATTATAAGAGGTTGGGCTCCCCAACTACTGATTCTTCAACATGAAGCAGTTGGGGCCTTTCTCACTCATTGTGGGTGGAACTCAACCCTTGAAGGAGTGTGTGCTGGGGTGCCAATGATCACGTGGCCAGTGTACGCAGATCAATTTTACAATGAGAAGTTGGTGACTGAGATACTTGGGATTGGGGTTGCTGTTGGTGTTCAAAAGTGGGAGGATATTAGTATGAAGAGCAAAGCCAGTGTGAAGAAGGAGACCATAGAGAAGGCTGTGACTGAATTCATGGTCGGTcatgaaaaagagaaaatgagaAGCAAAGTGCTTGAGCTCAGAGAGCTCGCAAGGAGGACAGTTGAAGATGGTGGTTCATCGTTCTCGGATTTAACTGCTCTAATTGAAGAGTTGAAGTCTCTCGGGTCTTGA
- the LOC133741191 gene encoding probable receptor-like protein kinase At1g49730 isoform X1 translates to MVFYRLGFLLGFLAFIGVQLIPLTMADCPLNLSGSNATLVASLCSNRDDRGKCCRYINAFIAVSIAQYANATSNLGVPSNLSNACLDFISQTLDLHGIPQNATAFCGLGTKIPVNYECKGRTTVTQMVQSPKFPDVVENCKVPLSGESNCKKCINAGIVYLHNLLGTENNITFSTCRDATFAAVASQVDDASAVGIANCFFQVQGLNILPVSEPSPSSTPKASPSPLVAASPNQHLSGVALSEKHHPYHLTLVPGIGIAVTSVAVMMLLVLIVLIRKKNRELVDFEDIDKTSKSFPPPRPLRKFHEGPPSMFQKFSYKEIKKATDNFNTTIGQGGFGTVYKAHFSDGLVAAVKRMNKVSEQGEHEFCREIVLLARLHHRHLVSLRGFCIEKHERFLMYEYMANGSLKDHLHSPNRTPLSWQTRVQIAIDVANALEYLHFYCDPPLCHRDIKSSNILLDENFVAKVADFGLVHASKDGSVFFEPVNTDIRGTPGYMDPEYVVTQELTEKSDVYSYGVLLLEIVTGRRAIQDNRNLVEWSQKYMESESRLPDLVDPSIRDSFNLDQLQTLISVVSWCTQREGQDRPSIKQVLRLLYESSDPMHSGFIASVDDEEYGETEGRGRNSKGKMHRNDMICHSGDGRYLASSSSTSRSYCSRSFLLETGSPQSPPNIFSV, encoded by the exons ATGGTGTTTTACAGACTGGGATTTCTTCTGGGTTTTCTTGCTTTTATTGGAGTGCAGCTAATCCCTCTAACAATGGCTG ACTGTCCATTAAATTTAAGTGGATCAAATGCTACTCTAGTAGCCTCTTTGTGCTCGAATAGAGATGACAGAGGGAAATGTTGCCGCTACATAAATGCTTTCATTGCAGTATCTATTGCTCAGTATGCAAATGCAACAAGCAACTTAGGGGTACCTTCAAATTTATCCAACGCATGCCTCGATTTCATATCACAAACCTTAGACTTGCATGGAATTCCCCAAAATGCAACAGCTTTCTGTGGTTTGGGGACCAAAATCCCAGTAAATTATGAGTGTAAGGGTCGAACAACTGTTACACAGATGGTGCAGTCTCCGAAATTCCCTGATGTCGTGGAAAATTGCAAAGTACCACTgtcaggggaaagtaattgcaAGAAGTGTATAAATGCTGGCATTGTATATCTTCATAACCTATTAGGAACTGAAAATAACATTACATTCAGTACCTGCCGTGATGCAACTTTTGCTGCAGTAGCAAGCCAAGTTGATGATGCTTCAGCTGTTGGCATTGCAAACTGTTTCTTTCAAGTCCAGGGGCTTAACATCCTACCAG TTTCAGAGCCATCACCATCATCCACCCCAAAGGCATCTCCAAGTCCATTGGTGGCTGCTAGCCCAAACCAACACTTGTCAGGTGTAGCCTTAAGTGAAAAACATCATCCCTACCATCTGACCCTGGTTCCAGGTATCGGCATTGCAGTAACTTCTGTTGCCGTAATGATGCTTTTAGTCCTGATAGTTCTTATTCGTAAGAAAAACAGAGAGCTAGTGGATTTTGAAGATATAGAtaagacatcaaaatcatttCCCCCACCTCGTCCTTTAAGGAAATTTCATGAAG GTCCTCCATCTATGTTTCAAAAATTCAGCTACAAGGAGATAAAGAAGGCGACAGACAATTTCAATACTACCATTGGACAAGGGGGATTTGGAACTGTGTACAAAGCTCACTTTAGTGATGGTTTAGTAGCAGCAGTGAAGCGGATGAACAAAGTTTCCGAGCAGGGGGAGCATGAGTTCTGCAGAGAGATAGTGCTTCTTGCTAGGTTGCATCATCGGCATCTTGTTTCTCTTAGGGGCTTCTGCATTGAGAAACATGAGAG GTTTCTGATGTATGAGTACATGGCAAATGGTAGCCTGAAGGATCATCTTCATT CTCCCAATAGAACTCCTCTAAGTTGGCAGACTAGAGTTCAAATTGCCATTGATGTGGCTAATGCTCTG GAGTATCTCCATTTCTATTGTGATCCTCCTCTTTGCCATAGAGATATCAAGTCCAGCAATATCTTACTGGATGAAAATTTTGTGGCCAAG GTTGCAGACTTTGGCCTTGTACATGCATCAAAAGATGGTTCAGTTTTCTTTGAACCGGTAAATACTGATATCCGGGGAACTCCAG GTTATATGGATCCCGAGTATGTCGTTACTCAGGAGTTAACAGAGAAAAGTGATGTATACAGCTATGGTGTCCTATTGTTGGAGATAGTGACTGGGAGACGAGCGATACAAGACAACAGGAATTTGGTTGAATGGTCACAAAAATACATGGAATCGGAATCAAGGCTACCTGATTTAGTCGATCCCAGTATAAGGGACTCATTTAACTTGGATCAGCTTCAAACACTCATTTCTGTTGTCAGCTGGTGCACCCAGAGAGAAGGCCAGGACAGGCCTTCAATTAAACAGGTGCTTAGGCTTTTGTATGAGAGTTCGGACCCGATGCATAGTGGATTTATAGCATCTGTAGACGACGAAGAGTACGGAGAGACAGAAGGAAGAGGAAGGAACAGTAAAGGCAAGATGCATAGGAATGACATGATCTGTCACAGTGGGGATGGGAGATATCTGGCTTCTTCTTCAAGTACATCCAGGTCATATTGTAGCAGAAGCTTCTTGCTTGAAACCGGGTCTCCACAATCCCCTCCGAATATTTTTTCTGTTTGA